In Papaver somniferum cultivar HN1 chromosome 1, ASM357369v1, whole genome shotgun sequence, a genomic segment contains:
- the LOC113330366 gene encoding uncharacterized protein LOC113330366 codes for MRQLGFIQDSPDEDYVPPFKHKLEKCEADEAGIKVAYEPEFDVKHWNDRHSRLVDISWWVHADEGHEATPDYVEWYEGFSHGRVIWVDPTPGMRTNRASTSSSFQVDSRDATSILTLVRERMKILVKAFCCSADKGEVMDPAKQRRYADYCTHIENPNAKKMFKELAKEGKRSRKSRSQKAQEVGDHGQSSQHYDEHPSQIQEINRKDVGSPEGAPPKKSRRVSRSGRQ; via the exons ATGCGTCAACTTGGTTTTATTCAAGATTCACCCGATGAGGATTATGTACCTCCATTCAAGCACAAGTTGGAAAAGTGTGAGGCTGACGAAGCGGGTATAAAGGTGGCTTATGAACCTGAATTTGATGTCAAGCATTGGAACGATAGACACTCTAGGCTTGTAGACATCTCATGGTGGGTGCATGCGGATGAAGGTCATGAGGCAACACCGGATTACGTCGAATGGTATGAAGGCTTCTCCCATGGTAGGGTGATATGGGTAGATCCGACTCCGGGTATGAGGACCAACAGAGCATccacatcttcttcttttcaagTCGACAGTAGAGATGCTACTTCCATTCTGACACTAGTG AGGGAGCGAATGAAGATTCTTGTCAAGGCTTTTTGTTGCTCGGCTGACAAAGGGGAAGTGATGGATCCTGCGAAGCAACGTCGGTACGCAGATTACTGCACGCACATTGAAAATCCCAATGCAAAGAAGATGTTCAAGGAGCTGGCTAAGGAAGGTAAGAGGAGCCGGAAATCACGTAGCCAAAAAGCACAAGAAGTTGGTGATCATGGCCAAAGTAGCCAACATTATGATGAACATCCCTCACAGATACAAGAAATTAATAGAAAAGATGTTGGTTCCCCAGAGGGTGCTCCTCCTAAGAAAAGCCGGAGAGTTAGCAGGTCAGGGAGGCAGTAA